A genomic region of Methanosarcina thermophila TM-1 contains the following coding sequences:
- a CDS encoding fasciclin domain-containing protein codes for MLFISGCAENAQDNETDPAEEGVAPAKDATPAAVEDVTEPEVRADVEGLISSHKEDFLIEGGEVTIPGEEEPEKDNETFSEDRAQGNNQTIIQAAEGAGYTTFASLVRDAGLEDTFNKGGYYTVFAPTDIAFNSLPEGMLDDLRNDREKLNRLLTYHTVRGEYRVHALENMNSLTSLETGELAVNATADGKIMIGNATIVEPDITAENGVIHGIDQVMIPSGI; via the coding sequence ATGCTATTTATTTCCGGCTGTGCAGAAAATGCTCAGGACAATGAAACCGATCCCGCGGAGGAAGGCGTAGCTCCAGCAAAAGATGCAACCCCTGCTGCAGTGGAAGATGTCACGGAACCAGAAGTTAGAGCTGACGTAGAAGGGTTAATCTCCAGTCACAAAGAAGACTTCCTAATTGAAGGGGGAGAAGTCACAATTCCGGGCGAAGAGGAACCCGAAAAGGATAATGAAACCTTTTCTGAAGACCGGGCTCAGGGAAATAATCAAACAATAATTCAGGCTGCAGAAGGGGCGGGATATACTACATTTGCTTCACTTGTGAGGGATGCAGGGCTTGAGGATACATTTAATAAAGGAGGTTATTACACAGTTTTCGCTCCTACTGACATAGCTTTTAATAGCCTTCCCGAAGGCATGCTTGATGACCTTCGTAATGACAGGGAGAAATTAAACCGTTTACTGACCTATCATACAGTCCGTGGGGAATACAGGGTTCATGCTCTTGAAAACATGAATTCTCTTACTTCCCTGGAGACCGGAGAGCTCGCTGTGAATGCCACTGCTGATGGAAAGATAATGATAGGAAATGCAACCATTGTAGAGCCTGACATCACTGCAGAAAATGGAGTTATCCACGGAATTGATCAGGTAATGATTCCTTCAGGAATCTGA
- a CDS encoding DUF1638 domain-containing protein produces the protein MPVLSIVACGMLEDELVHVLSNDRELKQLIVVENRNSSGFLRKLRARNCTPRQVFLDRVPMILQGQFSPNFGVSARLFSRFPFLGKICRKRKLEEKISVVVNLLSFDLHADLEVLKREVHRNIREMAPFSDRILVFYGTCGHALGRLEEDLADLKCSLFFLKDKNGETVEDCISLALGGNEAYARTMAEFRGMGTIYLTPMWASNWKRLEKKTGSRDLNKHYLKNPLYCLAAKIDSGILNDPEFDINVKEFAHTFDMRVVNLKGNVEITERSYLNARNGIAGKY, from the coding sequence ATGCCTGTACTGAGTATAGTTGCCTGCGGAATGCTCGAAGATGAGCTTGTACATGTATTATCAAATGATCGAGAGTTAAAGCAGTTAATTGTTGTGGAAAATCGGAATAGCTCAGGTTTTCTTCGTAAGCTCAGGGCAAGGAACTGCACTCCAAGGCAGGTTTTCCTTGACCGTGTCCCAATGATCCTTCAGGGTCAATTCAGCCCTAATTTCGGAGTTTCTGCAAGGCTTTTTTCACGTTTTCCGTTTTTAGGAAAGATTTGCAGGAAAAGGAAACTCGAGGAAAAAATAAGCGTTGTTGTGAATCTGCTAAGCTTTGACCTTCATGCTGACCTTGAGGTTTTGAAGAGAGAGGTACACAGGAATATTCGTGAGATGGCTCCTTTCTCGGATAGGATCCTGGTTTTTTACGGCACCTGTGGGCATGCACTTGGAAGACTGGAAGAAGATCTGGCAGATCTCAAGTGCTCTCTTTTTTTCCTCAAAGACAAAAATGGGGAAACCGTAGAAGACTGCATCAGTTTGGCACTCGGAGGAAACGAGGCTTATGCCAGAACAATGGCAGAATTCCGGGGAATGGGAACAATTTACCTGACTCCTATGTGGGCTTCAAACTGGAAGCGGCTAGAGAAGAAGACCGGAAGCCGGGATTTGAACAAACATTACCTGAAGAATCCACTCTATTGCCTGGCTGCAAAAATAGACAGTGGGATTTTAAATGATCCAGAATTTGATATAAATGTTAAAGAATTTGCCCACACTTTTGACATGAGAGTTGTAAATCTCAAAGGAAATGTAGAAATTACTGAACGATCATATCTGAACGCCCGGAATGGTATAGCTGGAAAATATTAA
- a CDS encoding sensor histidine kinase — protein sequence MQHSKFLELEHEDTLENVERIQNAISTEQKYIDRTAHDWACWDDTYKFIKDRNLEYIYKNIQDQTLAGIKINVMIFVNESGDVVYAKSIDVNTSKRTKLPEELLSLVEDGTLLTRTENETISGFVLLNESPMFIACHPILTSNSKGPVRGTLIFGKYFDEALLASFEDATCYSLTMYRTYEELPADVRSQIKNFSDFPDRPIIIPENEERITGFFELEDISGKPAFIIKADFPRTLYLNGERILNNMYFFLLLTGLMTGMGIKFALDRLFVSRIIQIDDFVTRVRSDKDFSRKLHLKDNDELFRLSKEINEMLDEINLAEQELKAQEREKKVLLDSLNELVIFINPQHKIIWANKAALEYMKTDLQKAVGMSLKDISGTSSPLSDSLELEQIFVEGKKKSVEFTSVDGRVWLVQAIPVTEDNGKIIGILETCRDITENKATETLLKEKQIAEAANRTKSEFLANMSHELRTPLNSIIGFADLLYEQVYGELNEKQLKSVGNIYKSGKHLLNLINSILDLSKVEAGKMELYYKQFELANKINTIKSLVSPIADKKNIQIEIDIDSGLSTICADEARFAQVMYNLVDNAIKFSFENGRVKIGARRKGDMVEITVSDTGIGVKPEDQNKLFKPFSQVDPFLSKKYEGTGLGLSLVKQIVKLHGGYVWFRSKPREGSTFAFAIPIEGKRDSSENTD from the coding sequence ATGCAGCATTCTAAATTTCTGGAACTTGAGCATGAGGACACACTGGAGAATGTAGAGAGAATACAGAATGCGATTTCAACTGAACAGAAATACATTGATCGTACGGCACATGATTGGGCATGCTGGGATGATACATATAAATTTATCAAAGACAGGAATCTGGAATATATATATAAAAACATACAAGACCAGACCCTTGCAGGAATTAAGATTAATGTGATGATTTTTGTAAACGAATCCGGAGATGTGGTCTATGCAAAATCAATAGATGTTAATACCTCAAAAAGAACCAAGCTTCCGGAGGAGCTTCTTAGCCTGGTCGAAGACGGAACTCTTCTCACAAGGACAGAAAATGAAACCATAAGCGGTTTTGTATTACTCAACGAAAGCCCTATGTTTATTGCCTGTCATCCAATCCTTACATCAAATTCAAAGGGACCTGTGAGGGGCACTTTGATTTTCGGAAAATATTTTGATGAGGCACTTCTAGCTTCTTTTGAAGATGCTACCTGCTATTCACTTACAATGTACAGAACTTATGAAGAACTGCCTGCTGACGTCAGATCACAGATTAAAAACTTTTCGGATTTTCCAGATAGACCCATCATTATACCTGAAAACGAGGAGAGAATAACAGGTTTCTTTGAATTAGAAGATATTTCAGGCAAACCTGCCTTTATTATTAAAGCAGATTTCCCCAGAACACTCTATTTAAATGGTGAGAGAATCCTGAACAATATGTATTTTTTCCTTTTACTAACTGGACTTATGACAGGCATGGGAATTAAATTTGCACTTGACAGGCTGTTCGTCTCAAGAATAATACAAATTGACGATTTCGTTACTCGGGTCAGGTCGGATAAAGATTTTTCCAGAAAGCTGCATCTTAAAGATAATGATGAGCTCTTTCGCCTTTCAAAAGAGATCAACGAGATGTTAGATGAAATTAATCTTGCAGAACAGGAATTAAAAGCGCAGGAACGGGAAAAAAAAGTCCTTCTTGACTCCCTGAATGAACTGGTTATTTTCATAAATCCTCAACACAAGATTATCTGGGCGAATAAGGCTGCCCTTGAATATATGAAAACGGACCTTCAAAAGGCAGTTGGAATGTCCCTTAAGGATATTTCCGGTACAAGCAGCCCGTTGTCCGACTCCCTGGAGCTTGAGCAAATTTTCGTAGAAGGCAAAAAGAAATCAGTAGAATTTACTTCTGTGGACGGCAGGGTCTGGCTGGTTCAGGCAATCCCTGTAACCGAAGATAATGGAAAGATAATAGGAATCCTCGAGACCTGCAGAGATATTACAGAAAATAAAGCTACGGAGACACTCCTTAAAGAAAAGCAAATTGCAGAAGCTGCAAACCGTACCAAGAGCGAGTTTCTAGCAAATATGAGCCACGAATTGAGAACCCCGCTTAATTCGATAATAGGATTCGCGGACCTGCTGTATGAACAGGTATACGGTGAATTGAATGAAAAGCAGCTAAAATCTGTAGGAAATATCTATAAGAGCGGAAAACATCTTCTTAATCTGATAAATAGCATCCTGGATCTCTCAAAAGTAGAAGCAGGAAAAATGGAGCTGTATTATAAACAGTTTGAGCTCGCAAACAAGATTAACACAATAAAAAGTCTTGTGTCTCCCATAGCCGATAAAAAAAATATTCAAATTGAAATCGATATAGACAGCGGCCTTTCTACAATCTGTGCAGATGAAGCCAGATTTGCTCAGGTAATGTATAACCTCGTGGATAACGCTATAAAATTCTCCTTTGAAAACGGGCGTGTAAAAATAGGAGCAAGAAGAAAAGGGGATATGGTAGAAATAACAGTCAGCGACACAGGAATTGGCGTTAAACCTGAAGATCAGAACAAACTTTTCAAGCCCTTCAGCCAGGTTGATCCCTTTTTGTCCAAAAAATACGAGGGGACCGGGCTGGGACTTTCGCTGGTTAAGCAAATTGTCAAGCTACATGGCGGGTATGTATGGTTCAGGAGCAAGCCCAGAGAGGGAAGCACCTTTGCTTTCGCAATTCCGATAGAAGGCAAGAGAGACAGTAGTGAAAATACAGATTAA
- a CDS encoding YkgJ family cysteine cluster protein yields MIFKKIPMQIYENFHKTFSGSNQITFDICRECGGACEYNKIGTLLPGEEEYMAEKMGMSIADFRIRYLDMLKMDDGTQIQVLKLGKICPFLNEDEVCECRDFKPILCKIYPIVFTIKDDSINFTIDNWCKLSKKKACRLYFETAIPLLSKLAIPIEWLRHVTSYDNLSFDYDQLERCRRGKNKYATFSLEELLSMQKSEIETSSLCIDFGQKVEEPVF; encoded by the coding sequence TTGATCTTCAAGAAAATACCCATGCAGATTTACGAAAACTTCCATAAAACATTTAGCGGTAGTAACCAAATAACTTTTGATATCTGCAGGGAATGCGGGGGGGCCTGCGAATATAACAAAATCGGTACACTGCTGCCTGGTGAGGAAGAGTATATGGCTGAGAAAATGGGCATGAGCATAGCGGATTTCAGAATTCGCTATCTGGATATGCTCAAAATGGATGATGGAACTCAAATACAGGTATTAAAATTAGGAAAGATATGCCCGTTTTTAAATGAAGACGAGGTATGTGAGTGTCGGGATTTTAAGCCGATACTCTGTAAGATCTATCCTATAGTTTTTACGATTAAAGACGACAGTATAAATTTTACGATAGATAACTGGTGTAAATTATCGAAAAAAAAGGCATGCAGGCTTTATTTTGAAACTGCTATACCCCTTTTATCAAAGCTTGCAATTCCAATAGAATGGTTAAGGCATGTAACTAGCTATGATAATCTCAGTTTTGATTATGATCAACTGGAAAGATGCAGGCGAGGGAAAAATAAATATGCAACTTTTTCGCTGGAAGAACTGTTGAGTATGCAGAAATCCGAGATAGAGACATCCAGCCTGTGTATTGATTTTGGTCAGAAAGTTGAAGAGCCCGTTTTTTAA
- a CDS encoding ABC transporter permease, protein MRNSTYTKMALNMLLHSKLRSWLTIIGIVIGVGAVVGILSLGDAMEEQVQSRLSEMDLTKIAITPGYTRAMSNMPGPGGGDLVKDSELTEDDLDALQGIEGIQYIAGEISGSEEVDYAGENATLSITGVDPQVWRYMTTLETQSGRLLEPADRYVAVIGSEVASGVYDRDIGVNQIIKINGKSVRVVGILTEEGGFEDRNIYMPIDGAVDIIEDAEKGVFDTIMVKVQNEDIVDTVMEDITNKLMVSRHIMREDEMDFSVTASKSMAESVTEMTSSITLFLGAIAAVSLIVGAVGIANTMFTSVLEKTKEIGTMKAIGAKNRDILMIFVFNSAMVGFVGGIFGVMLGAFISTLFPLLGMTMMRSGGDSGISLSPHLMLFGLVLAIVIGIVSGAVPAYRASRLKPVDALRYE, encoded by the coding sequence ATGCGAAATTCTACTTACACGAAGATGGCCCTGAATATGCTTCTGCACAGCAAACTGCGAAGCTGGCTGACCATTATAGGGATTGTTATAGGGGTCGGGGCTGTTGTGGGCATTCTTTCCCTGGGGGATGCTATGGAAGAACAGGTTCAGAGCAGACTTTCCGAGATGGATCTGACAAAAATAGCTATAACCCCGGGGTACACCAGAGCGATGTCAAATATGCCCGGACCTGGAGGAGGGGATTTAGTTAAGGATTCCGAACTGACAGAAGATGATCTTGACGCACTTCAGGGTATAGAGGGCATACAGTATATAGCGGGGGAAATTTCAGGCAGTGAAGAAGTGGATTATGCAGGAGAGAATGCTACACTCTCGATAACGGGTGTGGATCCTCAGGTCTGGAGATACATGACTACCTTGGAGACGCAGTCAGGAAGATTGCTTGAGCCGGCTGACAGGTATGTGGCAGTAATAGGGAGTGAGGTTGCCAGCGGAGTTTATGACAGGGACATAGGGGTCAATCAGATAATAAAAATAAATGGTAAGTCCGTGCGTGTTGTTGGTATTCTGACCGAGGAAGGCGGTTTTGAGGACAGAAATATTTACATGCCTATTGATGGGGCAGTAGACATTATCGAGGATGCAGAAAAAGGCGTTTTTGATACAATCATGGTAAAAGTACAGAATGAAGACATTGTAGATACTGTAATGGAAGATATTACCAATAAGCTCATGGTTTCAAGGCATATTATGCGGGAAGATGAAATGGACTTTTCCGTAACTGCGTCAAAATCCATGGCTGAGTCTGTTACCGAAATGACGTCCTCCATAACCCTTTTCCTGGGAGCAATTGCTGCGGTATCACTGATTGTAGGAGCTGTAGGAATTGCAAATACGATGTTTACCTCTGTCCTTGAGAAAACAAAAGAGATCGGTACTATGAAAGCGATAGGGGCGAAAAACCGTGATATCCTTATGATCTTTGTCTTTAACTCTGCAATGGTTGGTTTTGTTGGAGGGATTTTTGGAGTTATGCTTGGAGCTTTTATCTCAACTCTATTTCCGTTACTTGGCATGACCATGATGAGATCCGGGGGGGACTCAGGCATCTCGCTCTCACCTCACCTCATGCTCTTTGGCCTTGTCCTTGCCATTGTTATAGGCATTGTCTCAGGAGCTGTTCCAGCTTACAGGGCTTCCAGGCTGAAACCTGTAGATGCCCTGAGATATGAATAA
- a CDS encoding COG1361 S-layer family protein yields the protein MKKFSLLTLLILYLSVLMLGAGTAFAASGLINSSSVQANVTNQNPDAARPGEPVELTVSVQNVGSNDLKNINAAIEPQYPFSKVSGEPLEKQISYLNARQEDNDAAVLKFKLMTDSNASEGTYDLNIVTTAQKGGSSSKTIKTTKTIQLEVRGKEYAQIVTINKANIDLAKEEPLEFIITNTGNSPLKNMVISWKDPKGVILPVYSDNTKYVKYLEPGDSVTVSYSVMADVNANPGLYTLDVNLSFEDYESNAKSIQTTAGLFVGGETDFDVSFSESDPGKISLSVANVGNNIAYSVKVSVPEQEGYRVTGSSSSIVGNLEKGDYTIASFNVASTQAAGEGKSPSIAKARGAAVEDNESSVSTVSLPLKVQIEYTDAKGERITVDKAVAVQMSAPEGTATETGPRALSSSLGSYTPYFVLILVAITGLFIYRKKKQAKGEKKSRNKGIGDQKYDSGATRD from the coding sequence ATGAAAAAATTTTCTTTGTTAACGCTCTTGATTTTATATTTATCAGTGCTGATGCTGGGAGCAGGTACAGCTTTTGCTGCAAGCGGACTGATAAATTCCTCGTCCGTTCAGGCAAACGTGACTAACCAGAATCCTGATGCTGCACGCCCAGGGGAACCGGTCGAACTTACTGTCAGCGTACAGAACGTAGGAAGTAATGATCTGAAGAATATTAATGCTGCAATCGAGCCTCAATACCCTTTCAGTAAGGTTTCAGGAGAACCGCTTGAAAAGCAAATCTCCTATCTGAATGCCCGGCAGGAAGATAATGATGCAGCCGTTCTTAAATTCAAGCTCATGACTGATTCCAATGCTTCCGAAGGCACATATGACCTCAATATCGTCACAACTGCCCAAAAGGGTGGATCTTCGTCAAAAACGATTAAAACCACAAAGACCATCCAGCTCGAGGTAAGGGGTAAAGAGTACGCTCAGATTGTTACCATAAACAAAGCAAATATTGATCTGGCAAAGGAAGAGCCTCTGGAATTCATAATAACGAATACTGGAAATTCGCCCCTGAAAAATATGGTAATTTCCTGGAAAGACCCCAAAGGGGTTATCCTGCCTGTATATTCGGATAATACAAAATATGTCAAATATCTGGAACCTGGGGATTCTGTAACTGTGTCTTACTCAGTCATGGCAGACGTAAACGCTAACCCTGGACTTTATACCCTGGATGTGAATCTTAGCTTTGAAGATTATGAGTCGAATGCAAAGAGCATCCAGACAACTGCAGGGCTCTTTGTAGGCGGGGAAACCGATTTCGATGTTTCTTTCTCGGAAAGTGACCCTGGAAAGATTTCTCTCTCAGTTGCAAACGTGGGCAACAATATAGCATATTCCGTGAAAGTATCCGTTCCTGAACAGGAAGGCTACAGGGTAACAGGAAGTTCTTCATCGATTGTCGGAAATCTTGAGAAAGGAGACTATACAATTGCGTCTTTTAATGTTGCGAGCACACAGGCTGCAGGTGAGGGAAAATCACCGAGCATTGCAAAAGCACGTGGGGCTGCAGTAGAAGATAATGAAAGTTCGGTTTCAACCGTTTCTCTTCCGCTAAAAGTTCAGATTGAGTATACCGATGCAAAAGGGGAAAGAATAACGGTTGATAAGGCTGTTGCAGTCCAGATGTCCGCACCAGAGGGTACTGCCACTGAGACTGGCCCGCGAGCACTCAGTAGTAGCCTCGGTTCATACACACCCTATTTCGTGTTAATATTGGTTGCAATAACTGGGCTATTCATATACCGCAAGAAAAAACAGGCAAAAGGTGAGAAAAAATCCAGAAACAAAGGAATTGGGGACCAGAAATACGACTCCGGGGCAACAAGAGACTAA
- a CDS encoding ABC transporter ATP-binding protein: MTLTEIIGAFKTKLNALNLLNSLEKAADFYDESDIDSEMDDSGETLKNNPYSSSCSASANNAFVNNASVKSLDAENVSENRKVPLIKLNDVWKIYPMGESDFAALRGINLEIYEGEFLVVLGPSGSGKSTIMNLIGCLDLPSKGTVFLNSCDISELEESELARIRGQMIGFIFQSFNLIPTLNTLENVLLPLEFQEEDPHTARKKAAYLLEIVGLSNKKHNLPSQLSGGQRQRVAIARSLAVNPPIILADEPTGNLDSKTGNYILEFLDGLNKKEGKTIIIVTHDLELVKYATRIVYIRDGQIEKIEECMRDKPEGII, translated from the coding sequence ATGACGCTTACAGAAATAATAGGGGCATTTAAAACGAAATTAAATGCCTTAAATCTTCTGAATTCGCTTGAGAAAGCTGCAGATTTCTACGATGAATCTGATATTGATTCTGAAATGGACGACTCGGGGGAGACTCTAAAAAACAATCCTTACAGCAGTTCTTGCAGTGCTTCTGCCAATAATGCTTTTGTCAATAATGCTTCTGTCAAAAGTCTGGATGCAGAGAATGTCTCCGAGAACAGGAAAGTTCCACTTATCAAACTGAATGATGTATGGAAAATCTACCCGATGGGAGAGTCCGATTTTGCAGCCCTCAGGGGAATAAATCTTGAGATTTATGAAGGAGAGTTCCTCGTAGTCCTTGGTCCGAGCGGAAGTGGAAAAAGCACAATTATGAATCTGATAGGCTGCCTGGATTTGCCTTCAAAGGGCACGGTTTTCCTGAACTCATGTGATATCTCGGAACTTGAGGAATCCGAGCTTGCCAGAATCAGGGGGCAGATGATAGGTTTCATTTTCCAGAGTTTTAACCTTATTCCCACTCTGAACACTCTGGAGAATGTGCTACTGCCTCTGGAATTCCAGGAAGAAGACCCACATACAGCCCGCAAAAAAGCTGCATACCTGCTTGAGATTGTAGGGCTCTCAAACAAAAAGCATAACCTTCCTTCCCAGCTTTCAGGCGGGCAGAGGCAGAGGGTAGCAATAGCTCGCTCCCTTGCAGTGAATCCACCTATAATCCTGGCGGATGAGCCAACAGGAAATCTGGACAGCAAGACAGGGAATTATATTCTGGAGTTTCTTGACGGTTTGAACAAAAAGGAAGGTAAGACAATCATCATTGTGACCCATGACCTGGAGCTTGTAAAGTATGCTACAAGAATTGTGTACATCAGGGATGGTCAGATAGAAAAAATAGAGGAATGCATGCGAGATAAACCGGAGGGAATAATATGA
- a CDS encoding helix-turn-helix transcriptional regulator, with translation MNLRLFIVCIAAVLALVGPVLADSTATIHGAVYGWDTFEPLENAVVEVNSTPSQSMVARYGMYSFDLMPGDYTIKARYYQNSTLIYSAEESVEIKDDGTYVRDLLLLPIYSDELMDSSGVDGSSKGLNNGAVNSSSNDISPVTEIATGQTGSGKDNSGNIDPARGAGSLSINYLLTALLLFFLLITGYRFARKGKKIEENKPDEGEYIPRKRHTTKNLSEHAKVELTAKAPAKRTEFSHKSVNGGIEAAPEDLELGISQDFQAQESNVKPSEKISATESVADPVIEPMSDPVIQSPKEPLKKPVKELEKEPVREPVKSPLKKLLPEIPEKKVTAEQTEVKVESRVNETEPIRSEPQGEKQAISSEKTGDKPSVISENETSAPRKKHSLPADLQEVMDIIRSQGGRITQKDLRSRLKYSEGKVSLMLADLERRELIEKFKRGRGNIVILKDEER, from the coding sequence ATGAATCTGAGGCTCTTTATTGTTTGTATTGCTGCTGTACTTGCTTTAGTTGGACCTGTCTTAGCGGACAGCACGGCTACAATCCACGGTGCAGTATACGGCTGGGATACCTTCGAGCCTCTTGAGAATGCCGTGGTTGAGGTAAATTCCACGCCCTCGCAGTCTATGGTGGCAAGGTATGGCATGTATTCTTTTGATCTGATGCCAGGGGACTACACTATTAAAGCCAGGTATTATCAAAACAGCACCCTTATTTATTCGGCAGAAGAATCAGTTGAAATTAAAGACGACGGAACGTATGTACGTGACCTCCTGCTTCTCCCGATCTATTCTGATGAGCTCATGGACAGTTCAGGAGTAGATGGATCTTCAAAGGGCCTGAACAATGGAGCGGTAAACTCGTCCTCGAATGATATAAGCCCTGTAACCGAGATAGCCACAGGTCAAACAGGTTCTGGTAAAGATAATTCAGGCAATATTGATCCAGCCAGAGGAGCCGGCTCTTTGAGTATAAATTATCTGCTGACAGCTCTTTTACTTTTTTTCCTGCTTATAACAGGTTACAGATTTGCTAGAAAGGGTAAGAAGATAGAGGAAAATAAGCCTGATGAAGGGGAATATATTCCCAGAAAAAGGCATACGACCAAAAATCTCTCCGAGCATGCTAAGGTCGAACTCACGGCAAAGGCTCCCGCTAAAAGAACAGAGTTTTCCCATAAAAGTGTAAATGGAGGAATAGAAGCTGCCCCTGAAGACTTGGAGCTAGGAATAAGCCAGGATTTCCAAGCACAGGAATCTAATGTAAAGCCCTCAGAAAAAATATCTGCAACAGAATCGGTAGCAGATCCTGTGATAGAGCCTATGAGTGATCCGGTAATACAATCTCCGAAGGAGCCATTAAAAAAACCGGTAAAAGAACTGGAGAAAGAGCCAGTAAGAGAACCGGTAAAATCACCATTAAAAAAATTATTACCCGAAATTCCGGAAAAGAAGGTGACTGCAGAACAAACAGAAGTTAAAGTTGAGTCCAGGGTAAATGAAACCGAACCGATAAGATCTGAACCTCAGGGAGAAAAACAGGCGATATCCTCTGAGAAAACTGGGGATAAGCCTTCAGTAATCTCTGAAAATGAAACTTCTGCTCCCAGAAAGAAGCACTCGCTTCCCGCAGACCTCCAGGAGGTCATGGACATAATCCGAAGTCAGGGTGGCAGGATTACACAGAAAGACCTGCGCAGCAGATTGAAATACTCCGAAGGAAAGGTCAGCCTCATGCTTGCAGACCTGGAAAGAAGAGAGCTGATTGAGAAATTCAAGCGTGGGCGAGGAAACATTGTAATCCTGAAAGATGAAGAGCGCTAA
- a CDS encoding HEAT repeat domain-containing protein: MDEKIKDLIKKLERSVFAGNRAAAAEELGKLGDTSAIPALIEALDDSNPKVRAAAAEALGKFNVPEVVPSLVKALDDPQSPVKKTAIASLEKIGTPEAISGIVKGFGDKDRFVQKEAVKALMRIGSLEAISGLEKALDYPDDSLKRISIIALGKIDTYEAALCLVKAIKSSDTKVRKHASKTLGKRGKSDVLDELMETLKDPRQPVQEAASETLCKIINVSTSVPELIKALEAPSRDVRKASIEALWKIRTPEAVSGLLKALDDPDWYLRSRAAEALGDIGSPEAVRGLIKAFDIYENSVRKAITCALGKSGTPEAVEGLLKALNDPDSSVRESAVVGLRKAGTNEAILGLLKALKDPKIAVREAAASALGDLKAQQAVPELIEIVENPESLIQKTAIGSLEKIGTPEAVSGLVRASESSDACVRRAALKALERINKSSPLLANATEKAEIPDEEPVLKGCLKGCNSETRIKTSKLSGNIRNTGSLKELELSISVKGSEKSRPHQNPVPAKRKGAGMMTCPYCSGNLNLPIAPNFCPFCGMELKMKC, from the coding sequence ATGGATGAGAAAATAAAAGATCTGATTAAGAAATTGGAACGCTCGGTTTTTGCAGGAAATAGAGCGGCTGCTGCCGAAGAACTTGGAAAGTTAGGAGACACTAGTGCTATCCCCGCGCTGATTGAAGCGCTGGATGATTCAAACCCAAAGGTAAGAGCAGCCGCCGCGGAAGCCCTGGGAAAATTCAATGTCCCTGAGGTTGTTCCTAGCCTTGTAAAGGCACTTGATGACCCTCAAAGTCCTGTTAAAAAAACAGCCATTGCCTCCCTTGAGAAAATAGGCACACCTGAGGCTATTTCAGGTATCGTTAAAGGATTCGGGGACAAGGACAGATTTGTTCAAAAAGAGGCAGTGAAAGCTCTGATGAGGATAGGTTCCTTAGAAGCAATCTCCGGTCTTGAGAAAGCTCTGGATTATCCGGATGATTCTCTGAAAAGAATTTCAATAATAGCTCTCGGAAAAATCGATACCTATGAAGCTGCTCTCTGTCTGGTAAAAGCAATTAAAAGCTCAGATACTAAAGTAAGGAAGCATGCATCCAAAACCCTGGGAAAAAGAGGAAAATCCGATGTGCTTGATGAGCTGATGGAGACCCTCAAGGACCCGAGGCAGCCTGTGCAAGAAGCAGCATCCGAAACTCTTTGTAAGATCATAAATGTGTCAACATCGGTGCCTGAACTTATCAAGGCTCTTGAAGCTCCTAGCAGGGATGTGAGGAAAGCTTCTATTGAGGCTCTCTGGAAGATAAGAACGCCTGAGGCGGTCTCGGGGCTTTTAAAAGCCCTGGATGATCCGGACTGGTATCTAAGAAGCAGGGCTGCTGAAGCCCTTGGAGATATTGGTTCTCCTGAAGCAGTCCGTGGGTTGATTAAAGCTTTCGATATCTATGAGAACTCTGTAAGGAAGGCGATTACTTGTGCCCTTGGAAAAAGCGGGACCCCTGAAGCCGTAGAAGGGTTGTTGAAAGCTCTTAATGACCCCGACAGTTCAGTAAGGGAATCGGCAGTTGTGGGTCTTAGAAAAGCAGGCACTAATGAGGCGATATTAGGGCTTTTGAAAGCCCTTAAGGACCCCAAAATCGCGGTTAGAGAAGCTGCGGCTTCAGCACTTGGGGATCTCAAAGCGCAGCAGGCTGTTCCAGAACTGATAGAGATTGTTGAAAATCCTGAAAGTCTGATACAAAAAACTGCGATTGGATCACTTGAGAAAATTGGTACCCCTGAGGCAGTTTCAGGACTTGTCAGAGCCAGTGAAAGTTCCGATGCCTGCGTAAGAAGGGCTGCATTGAAGGCTCTAGAAAGAATTAATAAATCCAGTCCATTACTGGCAAATGCTACGGAAAAAGCCGAAATCCCTGATGAGGAGCCTGTCCTGAAGGGCTGCCTGAAAGGCTGTAATTCTGAAACTCGGATTAAAACCTCAAAGCTTTCAGGCAATATTCGTAACACAGGTTCTCTTAAGGAGCTTGAACTCTCAATTTCTGTTAAAGGGAGCGAAAAGTCCAGACCCCATCAAAACCCCGTTCCCGCAAAGAGAAAAGGTGCCGGGATGATGACCTGCCCTTACTGTTCAGGAAATTTGAATCTACCCATTGCTCCTAATTTCTGTCCTTTTTGTGGGATGGAACTGAAAATGAAGTGTTGA